One Triticum dicoccoides isolate Atlit2015 ecotype Zavitan chromosome 5B, WEW_v2.0, whole genome shotgun sequence genomic window carries:
- the LOC119312159 gene encoding anthocyanin 3'-O-beta-glucosyltransferase-like: MAVQDEPLHILFFPFLASGHLIPIADMAALFAGRGVRCSILTTPVNAAIIRSAVGCANDAFAGTGSPTIDIAVVPFPDVGLPPGVENCTALTSLDDRDKFFQAAQLLREPFDRFLADHRTDAVVSDSFFNWSVDAAAERGVPRIAFLGSSMFARSCSDSMLRHNPLENAPDDPDALVLLPGLPHRIELRRSQMMDPAKKPWNWEFSKSVNAADQRSFGEVFNSFHELEPDYVEHFHKTLARRVWLVGPVALASKDMAVRGTDAPSPDADSCIRWLDAKPAGSVVYVSFGTLTKFAPAELHQLARALDVSGVNFVWVIAAAEGQDSAEWMPEGFAELIARGDRGFMVRGWAPQMLILSYPALGGFMTHCGWNSVLEAVTAGVPMVTWPRYEDQFNNEKLVVELLKVGVSIGAKDNASGIEAHEVIAAEVIAESIQRLMESDAIRKKAKDLGAKARSAVEKGGSSYDDVGRLMDVLTARRSSVEVGEDIQAS; the protein is encoded by the coding sequence ATGGCTGTCCAGGACGAGCCGCTGCACATCCTCTTCTTCCCGTTCCTGGCGTCCGGCCACCTCATCCCTATCGCCGACATGGCCGCGCTCTTCGCCGGCCGCGGCGTCAGGTGCAGCATCCTCACCACGCCCGTCAACGCCGCCATCATCCGCTCTGCCGTCGGCTGCGCCAACGATGCCTTCGCCGGCACCGGCTCCCCGACCATCGACATCGCGGTCGTGCCCTTCCCCGACGTCGGCCTCCCGCCGGGTGTGGAGAACTGCACGGCGCTCACGTCCCTAGACGACCGCGACAAGTTCTTCCAGGCCGCGCAGCTGCTCCGGGAGCCCTTCGACCGGTTCCTGGCCGACCACCGCACCGACGCGGTCGTGTCAGACAGCTTCTTCAATTGGTCCGTGGACGCCGCGGCTGAGCGCGGCGTCCCGCGGATCGCCTTCCTCGGCAGCAGCATGTTCGCGCGCTCCTGCAGCGACAGCATGCTGCGGCACAACCCGCTGGAGAACGCCCCCGACGACCCCGACGCCCTCGTTCTGCTGCCGGGGCTGCCGCACCGCATCGAGCTGAGGCGGAGCCAGATGATGGACCCGGCAAAGAAGCCGTGGAACTGGGAGTTCTCCAAGAGCGTGAACGCCGCCGACCAGAGGAGCTTCGGCGAGGTGTTCAACAGCTTCCACGAGCTGGAGCCGGATTACGTCGAGCACTTCCACAAGACGCTCGCCCGGCGCGTGTGGCTCGTCGGGCCGGTGGCGCTCGCCAGCAAGGACATGGCTGTGAGAGGCACCGACGCGCCCTCGCCGGACGCGGACAGCTGCATCCGGTGGCTTGACGCGAAGCCGGCCGGCTCGGTGGTGTACGTCTCCTTCGGCACACTGACCAAGTTCGCACCGGCGGAGCTGCACCAGCTCGCCCGCGCCCTCGACGTATCAGGCGTGAACTTTGTGTGGGTGATCGCCGCCGCCGAGGGCCAAGACTCTGCTGAGTGGATGCCCGAAGGCTTCGCCGAGCTCATAGCGCGCGGCGACCGCGGCTTCATGGTCCGAGGCTGGGCGCCGCAGATGCTGATCCTGAGCTACCCCGCCCTCGGCGGGTTCATGACGCACTGCGGCTGGAACTCAGTGCTGGAGGCCGTGACCGCCGGCGTTCCGATGGTGACGTGGCCGCGGTACGAGGACCAGTTCAACAACGAGAAGCTCGTCGTGGAGCTGCTCAAGGTGGGCGTCAGCATCGGGGCCAAGGATAACGCGTCGGGCATCGAGGCCCACGAGGTGATCGCCGCCGAGGTGATCGCCGAGTCCATCCAGAGGTTGATGGAGAGCGACGCCATCCGGAAGAAGGCCAAGGACCTCGGCGCGAAGGCAAGGAGCGCGGTGGAGAAGGGCGGGTCTTCGTACGATGACGTTGGCCGGCTGATGGACGTCCTGACGGCCCGCCGGAGCTCCGTCGAGGTTGGAGAAGACATCCAGGCCAGCTGA